Proteins co-encoded in one Natronorubrum daqingense genomic window:
- a CDS encoding SUI1 family translation initiation factor — protein MASDDELEDLLDELDSQGDLETSQQQLSIRMERRRYDKPVTIVEGFDLETADLQSTASELKRSLGTGGTVSDGRIELQGDHRNRVPSLLRERGFDVEG, from the coding sequence ATGGCAAGCGACGACGAACTCGAGGATTTACTCGACGAACTCGACAGTCAGGGCGATCTCGAGACGTCACAGCAGCAACTCTCGATTCGAATGGAGCGTCGACGATACGACAAACCGGTGACGATCGTCGAGGGATTCGACCTCGAGACCGCCGATCTCCAGTCGACGGCGTCGGAACTCAAGCGCTCGTTGGGGACTGGTGGCACGGTCAGCGACGGGCGAATCGAACTGCAGGGAGACCACCGCAACCGCGTTCCGTCGTTGCTTCGCGAGCGCGGGTTCGACGTCGAGGGGTGA
- a CDS encoding GNAT family N-acetyltransferase: protein MKIRPAEAADFSAIKAVARTTWHDTYDELEAELIDRTVDRWYTDDSMPLGAPGTVVLVVEIDGSVVGFTHAVAQGETADILRMYVEPGRQGDGVGTDLHECLVEQLEVYDVERIRAFDFAFNDTSRQFYESQGFEQTDTGEVEIDGEFYDEAVYSRDL from the coding sequence ATGAAAATCCGTCCGGCGGAGGCTGCCGATTTTTCGGCCATCAAAGCGGTCGCTCGAACGACTTGGCACGATACGTACGACGAACTCGAGGCCGAGTTGATCGACCGGACCGTCGACAGGTGGTACACCGACGACTCGATGCCACTCGGGGCACCGGGAACGGTCGTCCTCGTCGTCGAGATCGACGGGTCGGTCGTCGGCTTTACCCACGCAGTGGCACAGGGCGAAACTGCCGACATCCTCCGAATGTACGTCGAACCCGGCCGTCAGGGCGACGGCGTCGGAACCGACCTCCACGAATGCCTCGTCGAACAACTCGAGGTCTACGACGTCGAACGGATTCGGGCGTTCGACTTCGCGTTCAACGACACCAGTCGGCAGTTCTACGAGAGTCAGGGGTTCGAACAGACCGACACCGGCGAGGTCGAAATCGACGGCGAGTTCTACGACGAAGCGGTCTATTCTCGGGACCTGTAG
- a CDS encoding MFS transporter: MTTAIQSAHGRSWQANTLLILLWQVSASICFYAVYAVTPFVRDEFGLSATLIGVMVTAMMLGYTLFLVPAGAIIDTYGEGRTLVVGLLGLAGGAVGITAAPTYATVLGTVFVIGGFYATAIPGTNKAVFNVIPDDRLNTSMGIKQVGVTAGSGISSIVIPWFGATRFGWEVGFLLTGILAVVVTGVFRLMYGAGGAGSDASALDIRGHFAKPEYALLTAAGFFLGAGLFTTTGYTILFVEEAIGASVVFAGITLAVAQGSGSVGRIAFGWLADKLAAPLAVSTLRILLFQAAGASVLFFLATQVQTNLTSLVYFVFLGFFVLGFTGIYYSCIGSMVDPDEIGSATAGGQLALNGGALLAPPVFGFLVDTSGYDTAWAMLGVSTTVALALLVLARRKL; encoded by the coding sequence ATGACAACTGCCATCCAATCGGCTCACGGCCGCAGTTGGCAGGCCAATACGTTGTTGATCTTGCTCTGGCAGGTCTCTGCGAGCATCTGCTTTTATGCGGTGTACGCGGTCACGCCCTTCGTACGTGACGAGTTCGGCCTCTCCGCGACGCTCATCGGCGTGATGGTGACGGCGATGATGCTCGGCTACACGCTGTTTCTCGTGCCGGCGGGGGCGATTATCGACACCTACGGCGAGGGACGAACGCTCGTCGTCGGCCTCCTTGGGCTTGCCGGCGGCGCGGTCGGAATCACCGCTGCGCCGACGTACGCGACGGTCCTCGGCACGGTGTTCGTTATCGGTGGATTCTACGCGACGGCGATTCCCGGGACGAACAAGGCCGTCTTCAACGTGATTCCCGACGACCGCCTCAACACGTCGATGGGGATCAAACAGGTCGGCGTCACGGCGGGGAGTGGCATCAGTTCGATCGTTATCCCGTGGTTCGGCGCGACGCGATTCGGCTGGGAAGTCGGATTTCTGCTGACGGGGATCCTCGCGGTCGTCGTCACCGGCGTGTTCCGACTCATGTACGGAGCGGGGGGAGCCGGCAGTGACGCGAGCGCCCTCGATATTCGCGGCCACTTCGCGAAACCGGAGTACGCACTGCTCACCGCCGCCGGGTTCTTCCTCGGCGCGGGGCTCTTCACGACGACCGGATACACGATCCTCTTCGTCGAGGAGGCGATCGGCGCGAGCGTCGTCTTCGCCGGGATTACGCTGGCCGTCGCCCAGGGATCTGGCAGCGTCGGTCGGATCGCGTTCGGGTGGCTCGCGGACAAACTCGCCGCACCGCTCGCGGTTTCGACGCTCCGTATTCTGCTCTTTCAGGCGGCCGGCGCGAGCGTCTTGTTCTTCCTCGCGACGCAAGTCCAGACGAACCTGACCTCACTCGTCTACTTCGTCTTCCTCGGGTTCTTCGTCCTCGGATTCACGGGAATTTACTATTCCTGTATCGGTTCGATGGTCGACCCCGACGAAATCGGGAGCGCCACTGCGGGGGGACAACTCGCCCTCAACGGCGGGGCATTACTCGCACCGCCAGTATTCGGATTTCTCGTCGACACGTCCGGATACGACACGGCGTGGGCGATGCTCGGCGTGAGTACGACGGTCGCGCTCGCGCTCTTGGTTCTCGCTCGCCGCAAACTCTAA
- a CDS encoding MFS transporter: MDDNDRSIVTFVSLSHMMVHTYEFAVPILMTVWLLEFSVTAATLGAVVTVGYFLFGVGALPAGMLVDRFGSRPLIFACLIGMALSFLLLGIASNVYVVALALGLWGIAASVHHPAGLTLISKGVSDPGWAYAYHGMAGNVGIAFGPLATALLLLAFDWRLVAALLVVPTVITIGIGLTLSFDETAQVTATDGGGTQSKGEITPSSFVSDTRLLATVGFLTVFAIVMFNGLYYRGVLTFLPDMLGGFLADLDIHLDLFDPDSPYAEEFDLAQYVYVGLLMIGILGQYIGGILTSRIPTERGLVIALGALTILGITYVPAATAGFGPLLVVSALLGVFLFAMQPLTQATIAAYSPAEARGLSFGWTFLAIFGIGSLGATIAGFVLTYASANVLFLVLACFAGTGCLLALSLVVRNRAGE, encoded by the coding sequence ATGGACGATAACGACCGCTCGATCGTCACGTTCGTCTCGCTGTCGCACATGATGGTCCACACGTACGAGTTCGCCGTCCCGATTCTCATGACGGTCTGGCTGCTCGAGTTTTCCGTCACGGCAGCGACGCTCGGGGCCGTCGTCACGGTGGGATACTTCCTGTTCGGGGTGGGCGCGCTCCCGGCGGGGATGCTCGTCGATCGGTTCGGCTCGAGGCCACTCATCTTCGCGTGTCTCATCGGAATGGCGCTCTCGTTTCTCTTACTCGGCATCGCGAGTAACGTCTACGTCGTCGCGCTCGCGCTCGGACTGTGGGGGATCGCCGCGAGCGTCCACCACCCCGCCGGTCTGACGCTCATCAGCAAAGGCGTCTCGGATCCCGGGTGGGCGTACGCCTACCACGGCATGGCGGGCAACGTCGGTATCGCGTTCGGACCGCTGGCGACCGCCCTGTTGTTGCTCGCGTTCGACTGGCGACTCGTCGCGGCGCTGCTCGTGGTCCCGACGGTGATCACGATCGGCATCGGACTCACGCTCTCGTTCGACGAGACGGCACAGGTGACGGCGACCGATGGCGGCGGAACGCAGAGTAAAGGCGAGATTACTCCCTCGTCGTTCGTCTCCGATACGCGACTGCTGGCAACCGTCGGGTTTCTGACAGTGTTCGCGATCGTCATGTTCAACGGCCTCTACTATCGCGGCGTGCTCACGTTCCTGCCGGACATGCTCGGCGGGTTCCTGGCCGACCTCGACATCCACCTGGACCTCTTCGATCCCGACAGTCCCTACGCCGAAGAGTTCGACCTCGCGCAGTACGTCTACGTCGGCCTCCTGATGATCGGCATCCTCGGTCAGTACATCGGTGGCATTCTGACGAGCAGGATTCCGACCGAACGAGGGCTCGTCATCGCACTCGGGGCGCTCACGATACTCGGAATTACGTACGTGCCCGCCGCGACGGCCGGGTTCGGACCGCTCCTCGTTGTCAGCGCGCTGCTCGGCGTCTTCCTGTTCGCGATGCAGCCACTCACGCAGGCGACCATCGCAGCCTACTCTCCCGCGGAAGCCCGCGGCCTGTCCTTCGGCTGGACGTTCCTCGCCATCTTCGGCATCGGCTCGCTCGGCGCAACCATCGCCGGATTCGTGCTCACCTACGCGAGCGCGAACGTCTTGTTCCTCGTCCTCGCCTGTTTCGCCGGCACGGGCTGTCTACTCGCCCTCTCGCTCGTCGTGCGAAACCGAGCGGGTGAGTAG
- a CDS encoding universal stress protein, with protein MYRVLAPIDSDEPRTRAQIEAIRDLPEAAESVRVDLLHVHEEIDAPGDEAGTSYIRELNERIEDLQGTPDTVGIAVEELENAGIEAEIHDITGEPVSAILEVAEEFDVDAIVVGTRSQTPVGKVVFGSVAQGVIIDSDRPVLVATP; from the coding sequence ATGTACCGCGTACTTGCGCCGATCGATTCGGACGAACCGCGCACGCGTGCCCAGATCGAAGCCATTCGCGACCTGCCGGAGGCAGCCGAATCGGTCCGCGTCGATCTGTTGCACGTCCACGAAGAGATCGACGCCCCGGGCGACGAAGCCGGAACGAGTTACATCCGCGAACTCAACGAGCGGATCGAAGATCTTCAGGGAACCCCGGATACGGTCGGAATCGCCGTCGAAGAACTCGAGAACGCCGGAATCGAAGCGGAGATTCACGACATCACCGGCGAACCGGTCAGTGCGATTCTCGAGGTCGCCGAGGAGTTCGACGTCGATGCGATCGTCGTCGGAACGCGAAGCCAAACGCCAGTCGGAAAAGTGGTGTTCGGCAGCGTCGCACAGGGAGTAATCATCGATAGCGACCGTCCGGTACTGGTCGCCACCCCGTGA
- a CDS encoding carboxymuconolactone decarboxylase family protein, which produces MARVSYVRADELESEYEDLVVSSLQPGKAVNVYSAVATNPPVLKGLRQFLGSLWSHSGLSDRQRELVILTAAHEIGVGYEWHQHVNIARNADITDAEIAALARDDREPFAEDEKAIIAYARAVVRGRVTDSLHDAVVEYVGEEATVGAATVAAGYLGLGRVIDALDVDLEDGDDFVGWDPR; this is translated from the coding sequence ATGGCCCGCGTTTCATACGTTCGCGCAGACGAACTCGAGTCCGAATACGAAGACCTGGTCGTCTCCTCGCTCCAGCCGGGAAAGGCGGTAAACGTCTACAGCGCAGTCGCGACGAACCCGCCGGTTCTGAAAGGCCTCAGGCAGTTTCTCGGCTCGTTGTGGTCACACTCGGGGCTGAGCGACCGACAGCGAGAACTCGTCATTCTCACGGCGGCCCACGAAATCGGCGTCGGCTACGAGTGGCACCAACACGTCAACATTGCCAGAAACGCCGACATTACGGACGCAGAGATCGCCGCACTCGCTCGAGACGATCGGGAGCCCTTCGCCGAAGACGAGAAAGCCATCATCGCGTACGCTCGAGCGGTCGTACGCGGACGCGTCACCGACTCCCTCCACGACGCCGTCGTCGAGTACGTCGGCGAGGAGGCGACGGTCGGTGCCGCAACCGTCGCGGCAGGCTACCTCGGTCTCGGACGCGTCATCGACGCCCTCGACGTCGACCTCGAGGACGGTGACGACTTCGTCGGCTGGGACCCTCGATAG
- a CDS encoding GNAT family N-acetyltransferase, with protein sequence MEIRPATVDDYEAIRTVARATWHETYDELEGETIDETVDDWYGDERLEEALSKPGTAFLVAETADEGVVGFTHGVVSEAEGDVLRMSVHPDHQGEGIGTALHDRLRADLEDFNMERMQAIDLASNDGGQRFYEKQGFERTGEGTVEIGGEERQEVVYTLEL encoded by the coding sequence ATGGAGATCCGACCAGCGACTGTCGACGACTACGAGGCGATCAGAACGGTCGCTCGAGCAACCTGGCACGAGACGTACGACGAACTCGAGGGGGAGACGATCGACGAGACGGTCGACGACTGGTACGGCGACGAGCGACTCGAGGAGGCCCTCTCGAAACCGGGGACGGCGTTTCTCGTCGCCGAGACGGCCGACGAGGGGGTCGTCGGCTTCACGCACGGCGTCGTCAGCGAGGCGGAAGGCGACGTCCTCAGAATGTCGGTTCATCCCGACCACCAGGGCGAGGGCATCGGGACGGCCCTCCACGATCGACTCCGGGCGGACTTGGAGGATTTCAACATGGAGCGAATGCAGGCGATCGACCTCGCCTCGAACGACGGTGGTCAGCGATTCTACGAGAAACAGGGCTTCGAGCGGACCGGCGAGGGGACGGTCGAAATCGGCGGCGAAGAGCGCCAGGAGGTCGTCTACACGCTCGAGTTGTGA
- a CDS encoding acetyl-CoA hydrolase/transferase C-terminal domain-containing protein encodes MTIPSERLSGDLPVVDAESVVDQLEPDATVLVSGFGRVGYPKAIPLAIADADEEFGLTVVSGGSVGDEIDEAMVEAGAIDRRYPYQSAGAVRRSVNDETVAFADRHIAALADDVQYGGFVDPDVAIVEAIAVGEDWLIPSTSIGHTPAWVESVDQIIVEVNRAQPLELTAFHDNYRPGTPPNREPVPLSAPDGRIGGPRIEFDSEALTAVVETETPDSPYEFRDPTDVDLEIASNLQSFLVEEVRESSLYDDSVRVQFGVGSLGNALMGALADADFGDRDLVYFGEVIQDGLLDLLDENQLHAASATSFALSSDGQERLFENASRYAEDVVLRPADLSNSPTLVDRFGVIAVNSALEVDLYGHVNSTHVDGSRMLNGIGGSGDFTRNSPLSVITLPSTAVDGDISRIVPMAPHVDHTEHDVDVIVTERGVADLRGTSPRERARAILESCAHPDFEPALESSLERADANGGHEPHDLETAFSWQE; translated from the coding sequence GTGACGATCCCGTCGGAACGCCTCTCGGGCGATTTACCCGTCGTCGACGCCGAATCGGTCGTCGACCAACTCGAACCCGATGCAACCGTCCTCGTCAGTGGCTTCGGCCGCGTCGGCTACCCGAAGGCGATTCCACTCGCCATCGCCGATGCCGACGAGGAGTTCGGGCTCACGGTCGTCAGCGGCGGCAGCGTCGGCGACGAAATCGACGAGGCGATGGTCGAAGCGGGCGCGATCGACCGGCGCTACCCCTATCAATCCGCCGGCGCGGTCCGACGATCGGTCAACGACGAGACGGTTGCGTTCGCGGATCGACACATCGCCGCACTCGCTGACGACGTTCAGTACGGTGGTTTCGTCGACCCTGACGTCGCCATCGTCGAGGCGATCGCCGTCGGCGAAGACTGGCTGATCCCCTCGACCTCGATCGGCCACACCCCGGCGTGGGTCGAGAGCGTCGACCAGATTATCGTCGAGGTAAACCGAGCCCAGCCCCTCGAGTTGACGGCCTTCCACGACAACTATCGACCGGGAACGCCGCCGAATCGTGAGCCGGTTCCACTGTCGGCTCCTGACGGGCGAATCGGCGGCCCGCGCATCGAGTTCGATTCGGAGGCACTGACCGCCGTGGTCGAAACTGAGACGCCGGATTCGCCCTACGAGTTCCGCGACCCGACCGACGTCGACCTCGAGATCGCGTCGAATCTGCAGTCGTTTCTCGTCGAGGAAGTCAGGGAGTCGTCGCTGTACGACGACTCGGTTCGCGTCCAGTTCGGTGTTGGCAGCCTCGGTAACGCGCTCATGGGCGCGCTCGCCGACGCGGACTTTGGCGATCGAGACCTCGTCTACTTCGGCGAGGTGATTCAGGACGGCCTGCTCGATTTACTCGACGAGAACCAACTCCACGCCGCGAGTGCGACCTCCTTCGCCCTCTCGAGCGACGGTCAAGAGCGCCTGTTCGAGAACGCATCGCGCTACGCCGAAGACGTCGTCCTCAGGCCGGCCGACCTTTCGAACAGTCCGACACTCGTCGACCGATTCGGCGTCATCGCGGTCAACAGCGCGCTCGAGGTCGACCTCTACGGACACGTCAATTCGACGCACGTCGACGGCTCGCGGATGCTCAACGGGATCGGCGGCAGTGGCGACTTCACCCGGAACTCGCCCCTGTCCGTCATCACGCTTCCCTCGACGGCCGTCGACGGCGACATCTCGAGAATCGTCCCGATGGCCCCACACGTCGACCACACCGAACACGACGTGGACGTCATCGTCACCGAACGCGGCGTCGCGGACCTTCGCGGGACCTCGCCGCGCGAACGCGCCCGCGCGATCCTCGAGTCGTGTGCCCACCCCGACTTCGAACCCGCCCTCGAGTCCTCCCTCGAGCGAGCGGACGCGAACGGCGGCCACGAACCACACGACCTCGAGACGGCCTTCTCCTGGCAGGAGTAG
- a CDS encoding MaoC family dehydratase: protein MTDDNTAEGEQERRLVSGWEGRYYEDFTVGDVYKHPYGRTVTETDNVWFTNITMNLNPMHFNEAYAAETEFGERLVDGTFVIALAVGMSVIDISANATANLGYDKIRHHGPVYHGDTLFAESEVIEKRESDSRDHVGIVTTELRAYNEDGEQVLSLERTPMVLKREYAQPSAAQPTGWPEGVGTQPEELE from the coding sequence ATGACAGACGATAACACTGCAGAAGGCGAACAGGAGCGACGACTTGTTTCCGGCTGGGAAGGCCGTTACTACGAAGATTTCACCGTCGGTGACGTGTACAAACACCCCTACGGCCGGACGGTCACCGAGACGGACAACGTTTGGTTCACCAACATCACGATGAACCTCAACCCGATGCACTTCAACGAGGCCTACGCCGCTGAAACCGAGTTCGGCGAGCGCCTCGTCGACGGGACGTTCGTCATCGCCCTCGCCGTCGGGATGAGCGTCATCGACATCTCGGCGAACGCGACCGCGAACCTCGGCTACGACAAGATCCGCCACCACGGCCCCGTCTACCACGGTGACACGCTCTTCGCCGAGAGCGAAGTCATCGAGAAACGCGAGAGCGACTCTCGAGACCACGTGGGCATCGTAACGACCGAACTCCGAGCATACAACGAGGACGGCGAGCAGGTGCTCTCGCTCGAGCGGACGCCGATGGTCTTGAAACGCGAGTACGCACAACCCTCCGCGGCACAGCCGACGGGCTGGCCGGAGGGGGTCGGCACGCAACCGGAGGAGTTAGAGTGA
- a CDS encoding TAXI family TRAP transporter solute-binding subunit produces the protein MPRDDNVSRRTVLKATAATGAVGLAGCLGGGADHSIAIAGTSSGSATQAAGQALSLVANDSDVVDVDVQVTSGWTANLTEFDDGEFSTIGVDNNSLAAALNDEDPFDEDPVDDMPMQGFLFDSLEMHWVAMDGSGIESTADLRDGGYTIYPIEPGFGTRLITEELLRDDGIWDANDINNEDTDDIPGVVEEGTVDALVLYGSNRVELAGWSAEVDVRSDGQLYAVDVDDEFEETLEANDGVRVETHEPYGYEQDLETDEVTSWVLDGQWAFGPDVHPDAVYELCRLAHEEHDEMRDSDPTTLDYDDVEVMTEAVLPEIDIHPGAAEFFQEHDVWDDEWSEGEADTDD, from the coding sequence ATGCCAAGGGATGACAATGTTTCACGGCGAACCGTCTTGAAAGCTACTGCTGCAACAGGCGCAGTCGGACTCGCCGGCTGTCTCGGTGGGGGGGCAGATCACTCGATCGCGATTGCGGGGACTTCGAGTGGAAGTGCAACGCAGGCGGCCGGACAGGCGCTCTCGCTCGTGGCGAACGACAGCGACGTCGTCGACGTCGACGTGCAGGTTACCTCAGGGTGGACGGCAAACCTCACCGAGTTCGACGACGGCGAGTTCAGCACCATCGGCGTAGACAACAACTCGCTCGCAGCGGCACTCAACGACGAAGATCCGTTCGACGAGGACCCCGTCGACGACATGCCGATGCAGGGGTTCCTCTTCGACAGCCTCGAGATGCACTGGGTCGCGATGGACGGGTCGGGGATCGAGTCGACCGCCGACCTCCGCGACGGCGGCTACACCATCTACCCGATCGAACCAGGATTCGGTACGCGACTGATCACTGAAGAACTGCTCCGAGACGACGGTATCTGGGACGCAAACGATATCAACAACGAGGATACCGACGACATTCCGGGCGTCGTCGAGGAGGGAACCGTCGACGCCCTCGTCCTCTACGGATCGAACCGCGTCGAACTCGCCGGTTGGTCCGCAGAGGTCGACGTTCGCAGTGACGGCCAACTGTACGCTGTCGATGTCGACGACGAGTTCGAAGAAACGCTCGAGGCGAACGACGGTGTTCGCGTCGAAACCCACGAACCGTACGGCTACGAGCAGGACCTCGAGACCGACGAGGTTACGAGTTGGGTCCTCGACGGTCAGTGGGCGTTCGGACCGGACGTGCACCCGGACGCAGTCTACGAGCTGTGTCGACTCGCCCACGAAGAACACGACGAGATGCGCGATTCTGACCCGACGACACTCGATTACGACGACGTGGAAGTGATGACCGAAGCAGTCCTGCCAGAGATCGACATTCACCCAGGAGCCGCCGAGTTCTTCCAGGAGCACGACGTCTGGGACGACGAGTGGAGCGAGGGCGAAGCTGACACTGACGACTAA
- a CDS encoding TRAP transporter permease yields the protein MAEQPPADDTEDAADIDIDGKGIDIDDEVTDRPIGTEISNRLSWDRLQSKMTLWSFLALLSVPFWLYVMWMAYLQSAIIGTAPSRAQFGAGFLGGVIVLYALYEMIQRVGGGKRHYRKDVKELVSKENRLDTSLLLISVALMAPTVVYIYINALDLAGRGGASTPEEVMALSFTLVMIYITWRAFGLTFLAVLLAGIAYGLFGSVVPGTLSHTGISPERTLRILVISMDGFFGFLTQLTAAWIALFLLYAGLLKSYGAFELILRVATRSAKYIDSGVAQTAVIASAVIGSVNGSQTANAGMTGSFTIPMMKKSGVKPATAGGIESVASTSGQVLPPVMGAGAFVMAQLITGASYLDVIVAGLIPAAILMITVFVAVHYAAGPQIEDPDMDELYDQSLTTGEMVLEGIKFGVPIVILVYLLGVVGWTVGTSAFWTVITMITLGMAIPTAKRAYETTDVRETFWAFVHTGGQTINGFREGVIVLAPVAIILASINGVVDIFEATGVPGSIALALMDLSGGVLLIAAILAMIICIILGLGMPTTAAYTIVAMLVAPTLVEQFMLPEFSGHFFVFYAAILAGLTPPIATCVAVATGIAGSNFWRTCFEGVKISAPLFVLPFSFIYHPDIVDHGGDVSATVLMTSAIILFGGLLIIHGLNYRFDRSRVTAYGLRAVFFGLGVTAMVYPETTVQLGALGVGTALYLTQAAVGESSPLDKLRGSQSN from the coding sequence ATGGCAGAACAACCACCGGCTGATGACACAGAAGACGCGGCAGATATCGATATCGATGGGAAAGGCATCGATATCGACGACGAGGTGACTGATCGCCCGATCGGAACGGAGATTAGTAACCGTCTCTCGTGGGACCGTTTGCAATCAAAAATGACGTTGTGGAGCTTTTTGGCGCTCCTGTCCGTTCCGTTCTGGTTGTACGTCATGTGGATGGCGTACCTGCAGTCGGCGATTATCGGGACGGCACCGTCTCGAGCCCAGTTCGGTGCCGGGTTCCTCGGCGGAGTCATCGTGTTGTACGCGCTCTACGAGATGATCCAACGCGTCGGTGGTGGGAAACGACACTACCGCAAGGACGTGAAAGAACTGGTTTCGAAAGAAAACCGGCTCGATACGTCGTTACTCCTCATCTCGGTCGCTCTCATGGCGCCGACAGTCGTGTACATTTACATAAACGCCCTCGACCTCGCCGGGCGGGGTGGGGCGTCGACGCCGGAGGAGGTGATGGCACTGTCGTTCACGCTCGTGATGATCTACATCACGTGGCGGGCGTTCGGACTGACGTTCCTCGCAGTCTTGTTGGCAGGGATAGCCTACGGCCTGTTCGGGTCCGTGGTTCCCGGGACGCTCAGCCACACCGGAATCTCGCCGGAGCGAACGCTCCGAATTCTGGTCATCAGCATGGACGGCTTCTTCGGCTTCCTGACGCAGTTAACGGCGGCCTGGATCGCCCTGTTCTTGCTCTACGCCGGGTTGTTGAAGTCCTACGGGGCGTTCGAACTCATCTTGCGCGTTGCGACTCGATCCGCGAAGTACATCGACTCCGGCGTCGCACAGACGGCGGTCATCGCGAGCGCGGTCATCGGGTCCGTTAACGGGAGTCAGACGGCGAACGCCGGCATGACCGGTTCGTTCACGATTCCGATGATGAAAAAGAGCGGCGTCAAGCCGGCTACCGCCGGCGGGATCGAATCCGTCGCATCCACGTCGGGCCAGGTTCTTCCGCCCGTCATGGGCGCCGGCGCATTCGTCATGGCCCAACTCATTACGGGCGCATCGTACCTCGACGTCATCGTCGCCGGCCTGATTCCGGCGGCGATCCTCATGATTACGGTCTTCGTCGCGGTCCACTACGCTGCCGGACCGCAGATCGAAGATCCGGATATGGACGAACTCTACGACCAATCACTCACCACGGGCGAAATGGTCCTCGAGGGGATCAAGTTCGGTGTCCCGATCGTGATTCTCGTCTACCTGCTCGGTGTCGTCGGCTGGACCGTCGGAACGTCGGCGTTCTGGACGGTCATCACGATGATCACACTCGGGATGGCGATTCCGACGGCGAAGCGGGCGTACGAAACGACCGACGTTCGGGAAACGTTCTGGGCGTTCGTCCACACTGGCGGCCAGACGATCAACGGGTTCCGCGAAGGCGTCATCGTCCTCGCACCCGTCGCGATCATCCTGGCGTCCATCAACGGTGTCGTCGACATTTTCGAAGCGACCGGCGTTCCAGGATCGATCGCACTCGCGCTCATGGACCTCTCTGGTGGCGTACTGCTGATCGCGGCCATCCTGGCGATGATCATCTGTATCATCCTCGGACTCGGGATGCCGACGACGGCCGCGTACACGATCGTGGCAATGCTCGTCGCGCCGACGCTGGTCGAACAGTTCATGCTCCCCGAGTTCTCCGGGCACTTCTTCGTCTTCTACGCCGCAATCCTGGCGGGGCTCACACCGCCAATTGCGACCTGTGTGGCAGTCGCTACGGGGATCGCCGGATCGAACTTCTGGCGAACGTGTTTCGAGGGCGTGAAAATCTCCGCCCCGCTGTTCGTCCTGCCGTTCTCGTTCATCTACCACCCCGACATCGTCGACCACGGCGGTGACGTGTCGGCAACGGTGTTGATGACGAGTGCGATCATCCTCTTCGGCGGATTGCTCATCATCCACGGACTGAACTACCGATTCGACCGCTCGAGAGTGACCGCCTACGGCCTCCGAGCCGTCTTCTTCGGTCTCGGTGTCACGGCAATGGTCTACCCCGAGACGACCGTGCAACTCGGTGCACTCGGCGTCGGAACCGCCCTCTACCTGACGCAAGCGGCCGTCGGTGAATCGAGTCCGCTCGACAAACTCCGCGGTTCGCAATCGAACTGA